In one window of Bombus vancouverensis nearcticus chromosome 10, iyBomVanc1_principal, whole genome shotgun sequence DNA:
- the PIG-P gene encoding phosphatidylinositol glycan anchor biosynthesis class P isoform X1, translated as MEHTPAPYGPRSVYGYALYIGSNMLFLLFLVWALIPDQILHNLGLTYWPSKYWAVAIPIWALTALATFAFIIYPAINLSMTPDINDITTITDKHSRPKKEIVPGGIPSVYDIPITEVCRKLYLAKRSNNK; from the coding sequence ATGGAACATACCCCAGCTCCATATGGACCAAGATCTGTTTATGGATATGCTTTATACATAGGTTCAAATATGCTATTCCTTTTATTCCTGGTATGGGCCTTAATACCAGAtcaaattttacataatttagGACTAACATATTGGCCTTCTAAATACTGGGCTGTAGCAATACCAATTTGGGCTTTAACTGCCCTTGCTACATTTGCATTTATTATTTACCCAGCTATAAACTTATCTATGACTCCAGATATTAATGATATCACCACTATTACAGATAAACATTCACGTCctaaaaaagaaattgttccagGTGGTATACCCTCTGTGTATGATATTCCAATAACAGAAGTTTGTAGGAAGTTGTATTTAGCAAAAAGAAGTAACAATAAGTga
- the LOC117156993 gene encoding methylenetetrahydrofolate reductase (NADPH) isoform X1, with translation MKKFVSKDKVHDPCIDDECDNIADHFRSVDTKREMIDLRKKLQDIIKTDAIFCSFEMMPVISKDLLQSFFTEMNKYHPLFYALTWHKNDMKDYLSLDIFNILPNNTLLHLIAKDLTSTDVKIILKEALEHGIRNIFVLRGDSTKSNSEFSHAIDLVRFIRNQFGNIFCICIAGYPEMHPESSSKEMDLIYLKEKVDAGANFIITQIVFEASIFIKFVSDCKNIGINIPIIPGIFPILNYTCLQKMARICNIKIPKIILNTLECIKDNDEEVHNYAVEIATNIIKKIIASKTACGFHFFTLNKPSLSLEICDKLNIFH, from the exons atgaaaaaatttgtgTCGAAAGATAAAGTGCACGATCCATGTATTGATGACGAATGTGATAATATTGCAGATCATTTTCGGTCTGTAGATACTAAACGCGAAATGATTGATTTAAGAAAAAAGCTACAAGATATAATCAAGACAGATGCTATATTTTGTAGTTTCGAGATGATGCCTGTAATAAGTAAGGATCTTTTGCAAAG CTTTTTTACAGAAATGAATAAGTACCATCCACTTTTTTATGCATTAACATGGCATAAAAATGATATGAAAGATTATTTGTCTttagatatatttaatatactccCAAATAACACGCTCCTTCATCTTATAGCTAAAGATTTAACTTCCACTgatgtaaaaattatattaaaggaAGCATTAGAACATGGCATACGTAATATTTTTGTGTTAAGGGGTG ATTCTACAAAGTCAAATAGTGAATTTTCACATGCAATTGACTTAGTACGTTTTATAAGGAATCAATTTggtaatatattttgtatatgcaTTGCTGGTTATCCAGAAATGCATCCAGAATCATCGTCTAAAGAAAtggatttgatttatttgaaagaaaaa gttGATGCTGgtgcaaattttattatcacACAAATTGTCTTTGAAGcaagtatttttattaaatttgtgaGTGATTGTAAAAACATCGGAATTAATATTCCAATTATCCCAggtatttttccaattttgaaTTATACATGTCTCCAAAAAATGGCCAGAATTTGTAATATCAAAATacctaaaattattttaaatactttggAATGTATAAAAGATAATGACGAAGAAGTACACAATTATGCAGTAGAAATAgctacaaatattataaaaaaaattattgcaaGTAAAACTGCTTGTGGATTCCATTTCTTCACATTAAATAA ACCATCATTATCATTGGAGATATGTGATAAACTTAATATCTTTCACTAA
- the LOC117156995 gene encoding transcription elongation factor 1 homolog, whose amino-acid sequence MGRRKSKRKPPSKKKAIQPLDTQFNCPFCNHEKSCEVKMDKSRNTARITCRVCLEDFQTTINLLSEPLDVYNDWIDACESAN is encoded by the exons ATGGGCCgaagaaaaagtaaaaggaAGCCACCAAGTAAAAAGAAAGCTATTCAACCGCTAGATACACAATTTAATTGTCCGTTTTGCAATCACGAAAAATCATGTGAGGTTAAGAT GGATAAGTCGAGGAACACAGCTAGAATTACTTGCAGAGTCTGCTTAGAAGACTTTCAAACCACGATCAATTTACTTTCAGAACCTTTAGATGTGTATAATGATTGGATTGATGCGTGTGAAAGTGCAAACTAA
- the LOC117156993 gene encoding methylenetetrahydrofolate reductase (NADPH) isoform X2 has translation MKKFVSKDKVHDPCIDDECDNIADHFRSVDTKREMIDLRKKLQDIIKTDAIFCSFEMMPVISKDLLQSFFTEMNKYHPLFYALTWHKNDMKDYLSLDIFNILPNNTLLHLIAKDLTSTDVKIILKEALEHGIRNIFVLRGDSTKSNSEFSHAIDLVRFIRNQFGNIFCICIAGYPEMHPESSSKEMDLIYLKEKVDAGANFIITQIVFEASIFIKFVSDCKNIGINIPIIPGIFPILNYTCLQKMARICNIKIPKIILNTLECIKDNDEEVHNYAVEIATNIIKKIIASKTACGFHFFTLNK, from the exons atgaaaaaatttgtgTCGAAAGATAAAGTGCACGATCCATGTATTGATGACGAATGTGATAATATTGCAGATCATTTTCGGTCTGTAGATACTAAACGCGAAATGATTGATTTAAGAAAAAAGCTACAAGATATAATCAAGACAGATGCTATATTTTGTAGTTTCGAGATGATGCCTGTAATAAGTAAGGATCTTTTGCAAAG CTTTTTTACAGAAATGAATAAGTACCATCCACTTTTTTATGCATTAACATGGCATAAAAATGATATGAAAGATTATTTGTCTttagatatatttaatatactccCAAATAACACGCTCCTTCATCTTATAGCTAAAGATTTAACTTCCACTgatgtaaaaattatattaaaggaAGCATTAGAACATGGCATACGTAATATTTTTGTGTTAAGGGGTG ATTCTACAAAGTCAAATAGTGAATTTTCACATGCAATTGACTTAGTACGTTTTATAAGGAATCAATTTggtaatatattttgtatatgcaTTGCTGGTTATCCAGAAATGCATCCAGAATCATCGTCTAAAGAAAtggatttgatttatttgaaagaaaaa gttGATGCTGgtgcaaattttattatcacACAAATTGTCTTTGAAGcaagtatttttattaaatttgtgaGTGATTGTAAAAACATCGGAATTAATATTCCAATTATCCCAggtatttttccaattttgaaTTATACATGTCTCCAAAAAATGGCCAGAATTTGTAATATCAAAATacctaaaattattttaaatactttggAATGTATAAAAGATAATGACGAAGAAGTACACAATTATGCAGTAGAAATAgctacaaatattataaaaaaaattattgcaaGTAAAACTGCTTGTGGATTCCATTTCTTCACATTAAATAAGTAA
- the kdn gene encoding citrate synthase — protein MALFHFSPKRCLEVQKITSTIFLRSLSDASTDLKKVLADKIPKEQERVKAFRKQHGSTKVGEVTVDMMYGGMRGIKGLVWEPSVLDPEEGIRFRGKSIPECQKLLPKAKGGEEPLPEGLFWLLITGDVPTDAQVKAVSQEWASRSALPDHVVKALNNFPKSLHPMTQFSAAITLLNSESEYVKAYTGGVHKTKYWETVYEDSMNLIAKLPVVAATIYRNIYKGGKGLGSVDAGKDWSWNFANMLGYDNPQFIELMRLYLTIHSDHEGGNVSAHTTHLVGSALSDPYLSFAAGMNGLAGPLHGLANQEVLVWLEKLRAQVGDSPSDDKLKEFIWNTLKSGQVVPGYGHAVLRKTDPRYTCQREFALKHLPDDKLFKLVSQVYKVVPPILLETGKVKNPWPNVDAHSGVLLQYYGMKEMNYYTVLFGVSRALGVLASLVWDRALGLPIERPKSLSTDLLMKSVKA, from the exons ATGGCACTCTTCCATTTCAGTCCAAAACGTTGCTTGGAAGTTCAG AAGATAACTTCGACCATATTCTTAAGATCATTGAGCGATGCCTCCACCGATCTGAAAAAGGTTCTGGCTGATAAAATTCCAAAGGAGCAGGAGCGTGTCAAGGCTTTTCGTAAACAGCATGGATCCACCAAAGTTGGAGAGGTCACCGTAGACATG ATGTATGGTGGTATGCGTGGAATTAAAGGACTTGTATGGGAACCGTCGGTCCTGGATCCTGAAGAAGGTATTAGATTCCGAGGAAAGTCGATTCCAGAATGTCAGAAGCTTCTACCAAAAGCTAAGGGTGGTGAGGAACCGCTTCCAGAAGGTTTGTTCTGGCTTCTGATTACTGGCGACGTTCCCACGGATGCCCAAGTGAAAGCAGTCTCTCAAGAATGGGCCTCCCGAAGCGCATTACCTGATCACGTAGTCAAAGCTCTGAACAACTTCCCCAAATCGCTTCACCCCATGACTCAATTCTCCGCCGCTATTACTCTTCTAAATAGCGAGAGTGAATACGTGAAAGCGTATACGGGAGGTGTACACAAGACCAAATATTGGGAAACCGTTTACGAAGATTCGATGAATTTGATCGCTAAATTACCCGTAGTGGCTGCCACAATCTACAGAAATATTTACAAGGGTGGTAAAGGCTTGGGATCCGTCGATGCGGGAAAAGATTGGTCTTGGAATTTCGCGAACATGCTCGGTTACGACAATCCACAATTCATCGAACTTATGCGCTTATACCTAACGATCCACTCTGATCACGAAGGTGGAAATGTATCTGCACACACAACTCACTTGGTAGGTTCGGCATTGTCTGATCCGTATTTGTCATTTGCCGCTGGAATGAACGGCTTGGCTGGTCCTCTCCATGGTCTTGCAAATCAAGAAGTGTTGGTATGGCTAGAAAAGTTGCGCGCTCAAGTTGGAGACAGTCCCAGTGACGATAAGCTGAAGGAATTTATTTGGAACACGTTGAAGAGCGGTCAAGTCGTTCCTGGATACGGTCATGCCGTACTGAGAAAGACTGATCCTAGATATACATGCCAGAGAGAATTTGCATTGAAACACTTGCCGGATGACAAACTGTTCAAG ctTGTTTCCCAAGTATACAAAGTAGTTCCACCCATTCTTTTGGAAACTGGCAAGGTAAAGAACCCATGGCCAAATGTAGATGCTCATTCGGGAGTTCTACTGCAATACTATGGAATGAAAGAGATGAATTATTACACCGTCCTGTTCGGAGTATCGCGTGCTCTTGGTGTTCTGGCGTCCCTTGTTTGGGATCGAGCTCTCGGTCTTCCCATAGAAAGGCCCAAATCTCTAAGCACTGATCTTCTCATGAAATCTGTCAAAGCCTAA
- the PIG-P gene encoding phosphatidylinositol glycan anchor biosynthesis class P isoform X2 — protein sequence MSTFSVNLSIPFPSKREAEIAYQVLIVDKEPSRGSITKKLTLDNNLLQILICGTEARKVRVALTSFFDSLILVTETMQLLGPPVPTYNYY from the exons ATGAGTACTTTCAGTGT AAATTTATCAATACCTTTCCCATCAAAAAGGGAAGCAGAAATTGCTTATCAAGTACTAATAGTTGATAAAGAGCCCTCAAGAGGTAGTATTACAAAGAAATTGACGCtagataataatttattacaaat ATTAATTTGTGGAACCGAAGCACGAAAAGTTAGAGTGGCATTAACATCATTTTTTGATAGTTTAATTTTAGTAACAGAAACTATGCAACTTCTTGGTCCACCTGTACCAacttacaattattattaa